From the genome of Delphinus delphis chromosome 8, mDelDel1.2, whole genome shotgun sequence, one region includes:
- the RPS13 gene encoding small ribosomal subunit protein uS15, whose product MGRMHAPGKGLSQSALPYRRSVPTWLKLTSDDVKEQIYKLAKKGLTPSQIGVILRDSHGVAQVRFVTGNKILRILKSKGLAPDLPEDLYHLIKKAVAVRKHLERNRKDKDAKFRLILIESRIHRLARYYKTKRVLPPNWKYESSTASALVA is encoded by the exons ATGGGTCGTATGCATGCTCCCGG GAAGGGCCTGTCCCAGTCGGCTCTACCCTACCGCCGCAGCGTCCCCACT TGGCTGAAGCTGACGTCTGACGACGTGAAGGAGCAGATCTACAAATTGGCCAAGAAGGGCCTGACTCCCTCGCAAATAG GTGTAATCCTGAGAGACTCACATGGTGTTGCACAAGTGCGTTTTGTGACAGGCAATAAAATCTTGAGAATTCTTAAGTCCAAAGGACTTGCTCCTGATCTTCCTGAGGATCTCTATCATTTAATTAAGAAAGCTGTTGCTGTTCGAAAGCATCTcgagagaaacagaaag gataaaGATGCCAAATTCCGTCTGATTCTGATTGAGAGCCGTATTCACCGATTGGCTCGATATTACAAGACCAAACGAGTCCTCCCCCCCAATTGGAAATA cgaGTCATCCACAGCCTCTGCCCTGGTTGCATAA